In Lepisosteus oculatus isolate fLepOcu1 chromosome 29, fLepOcu1.hap2, whole genome shotgun sequence, the genomic window ACGTTATAAACAGCTGACAGCTGCTTCGGAAAAGGCCCAGAACTACAATTCAAAAGCAACAAGTCATCTGGGTTGGGTCAATCAGAAAGGACAATCAGGATTTCTGGTTTAGATAGATTTTATCCCATACAGGAATGTTTCAAGATTTTTTAGACAATTATCAGACCAAATTTTTGCAGACTTTTCAGAGAAATAATTGCCTTTCTCCATCAGATGCAATCAACTCTAATCTCACTCCTCCACGCTGCCTCTCTaccccactgcctcagctctgagccCGCTGCCTGCCTGCGAGTCTGTCAATTTACAGCACTCCCACAAAGAGCACCTTCACGACAGTCAGACCTGCAGGAACATGACAGGGATGAAGCTGGAATGTAGAAAATGTGTGCTCATCAACCTGTAAGCAGGCAAAAACAGTCTGTCTCGAGTCTCATAATGGATTCTTTGTTTGAAACAGAAAGACATCTTGATCTATAACTCTTTAAAAGCTTGTAGCAGTAAAGCCCCTGCCCTTCTGTCCTGTAATTCCTTACTTATATCAGCAATAACATTCAAGATTTTGCATATTAAGCCCCAAGTCCCAGGGCATATTGTAGACAATTACGTGACTGAATGAAGAGAGCTGTAATCCAGGATCAGCTGTGTTTCTTTCTCTCAGTATTTGTGTCAGGACTCCACAGAGGGCACTCAGCCCAGGGATTAATTTCTTCAGAACAGCCCAGGTTCTGCAAGAGCAAAGAAGGAGACCGCATGGCACTGAGCTGGGTCGCTGTAACTGCATTCCCCTCAGTGTTACAGTAATCCTGCCCCTGTCCACCACAACATAATGCATCTGCAATgcaaaacacaattttaaataacattcttTATTGTGGTTTCCAAGATGTACAGCCTTTAAGGAGCTTTTATTGTTATAGGTACTTATTATATAGTGTGCACAGAGGTCACCCCATGTGAAGAGATGGGAAAGGTAAGGAAATCACTGCTCTGtatgagagggagaggagggtccTAGTGTAAACATATCTGACCACATGCAACCATTTCCTTTATCGGCTTCCTTCTGGATTTGCTCCGCATTTTTGTTGGTTTGGAGTGGAACCAGAGAAGAAATGCTATCCGTCTTGTCACCTGGGCTTCCTTCTGAATGCTTAGAAAAGATCCATAGTTTTGTAAGTGCTTACCGGCGCTTTGCCTCTGAAGGTCTGGGTATAACGGTCAATGTCTCAGCTACAGAAGCAGGTTTTCTTTGGCATCCAATGACTTTGGCACGGAGGTTGTGTTTCCAATTCCCCCTCCCTGCCTCACCGCTACGTCCTGGCAAAGACCCGGTTCTCTGCTCTTGAGCACCGGCAGTCTGGCACCCTCAGGTGAGGGGGTCCCAACAGGGAGCGAGACAGACAGGAGGCTCTGAGGACGCCCCACCCCGAGCCTCAGCCCTCGGCGAAGTGTGGGGCGAAGAAAAGAGCCCGGGTGATTCAAATTCGGGGCGACAGGTGAGCAAGGTCACGAAACACCAaaacgaaagaaaaaaaaaaatggtttctgcATTCTGCACAGGACCAGTGCCCAAGAGAGTGGCTGACGTGAGCGGTGGATCCGAGCTCTGGCAGGGAATGTGGGATTCTCAGCAGCCACACCCCCGCCTGACTAATACCCCACGTCCTTTACGGGAGCCCTGCTACAGGGCAGACACACGCCAGCACCCCCAGGCGGCGGGCAGAACGGGCCCTGGTGCCGAGCGCACAGAGCTCTCGGCCAGGTCAGCTTCCCGTGCTCTGCCGCTAGCCCTTCCCGGAGCCCCCCGGCTCAGGACGCGGCCCCGGCGCCGCAGGCCCGCAGCTCCTTCTCCAGCTTGTCCCGGAGCTTGCGGAAGGACGGCCTCTTCCCCGGGTCGCTCTCCCAGCAGCTCCGCATCAGGGCGTACACGCTGGGGGGGCAGTCGTCGGGGGCCTCCATCCGGTATCCGTGCTCGACCTTCTCTTTCACCTCCTTCAGGGACTGAGGGGCAGAGCGCAGAGACACGGGGGCGATCATTCGTCCACATCGCTTACAATGTCCCCACACCGACCCCTGCAGTTCAGTCTCTGTCTCCAGCTCACAAACCATTAGTCACTGTGCTAAGCTTATCGCTCCTTTGTCGTTAGCGACCAAGACTGTTTTAAGCTCATAAGATACAGTAATGTATGTCTGTGTGGAGACGGAGCAGAGAGAGCACCTTTTTTCCAGCCGTAGCTCCAAGGGGGACACGTCTCCTGGTTTTAATTTCAGCTTAGCCCGATTTAATTTACTACCGCCTTACTTAGACCAGTTTAACAGCTCTTCCCACCTCCCAGGGTATGGAGGATTCAAAGAGAGCTGTCAGGCCTGGCTCATGTCAGGGTAGAGACCTGTTAGCCAGGGCTCCTTCAGCCCCACAGCAGAACTGAGGCCCCTGAGAACTGTCAGTGAGGGACAAGCCtttcctccaatcagcactgagCCCTCAATAgggggctgggcagcctgtgaCGTGTTAAAAGTCGATTGGCTCAAAGGTGGGCGGGTCAGGTTGGAGGAGCCTGCCCGCACTTCCTCTTTCTCCCCTGTGTGCGGCTGCATGGTTCATAGCCGCAGGCCAAGATGGAGAAAACCGACAACTGGCTATTCTTAAACAGttgagtaaaacaaaaataatattagttcaggtgggcagccgcgtcagcatgcgtaggctgcaaaggaacaagtaataggtctattccacgctgaaaaaaagaagaaagagaacacaacgtttcggccgtggagccttcttcaggtgtataaaaataatattatattaaatcatattatattaaaaaagagagAGCTATAGTTGGAGGAACTGAAAAGTTGCCAGTTCTCTAAAGAATATCAAGTAATATAAGTATGAGTAAATATAAGAAACCTATTAAAATatgagtaaaaaaagaaaacaaatagggCCAGACTATCAAGCCATGAAAGCCTAACTATTCTAACATTCTCCTTCCTGGGTCAATGTTAATAGGTGCCGTTACCATAGAAATAGGGCCTACAAACCCTTACCCTACTTTATGCTTTCCTATAAAATACACTATTCAACATGTCAGCTCACACAGGTACAGCGTAGTAGTCTGCGAGGAGATGCTTTTCTAAACAGAATACCAAACTCTGTAATTGTCTTCACTTATGtaaatcagaagaaaaaaaaacaggatgggATTTATTTCAATGAAcctaaaactgatttttatttttgtcatttttaatgacagcAGTATCGTGATCTCACCCTGTAAAGGTCGTACTTCAGCCAGAGCTCATCGAAATCATTAAACAAGCAAAAGACTTGTTGGAGTCAGGTTACATTAAAGTACACCAGATTAAATATTACTCTAGCATTCGAAAAAGGCGTTTTTATGTCGCCTGTTACAGTTTCAATACAAATGCTGTCCCTGATTGCCCTCTTCTGGCACATCTGTGCTCTTGCCCTCTTTTTATTCTTTCCTTTTATCCCCGACCCAATTCAAGCTGAATAAAGTCTTTGGAACATGCCCTAGAAGTGAAACGCACACTGCCAGAAGAAACCTAAGGTGATTAATCCTGATTAAGACACGCAGAAAGCAGGAAAGGATATTCTCTCAATCCTCCCCTGCCACTGGCCTGCACTCCAGGAGACTCCATGGCTGACCGAGACGTGCAGCAGATCTGTTTCCAGAAGAGCAGACACAGTGACGTAGCACAGCCATCATTCATCTGCAGCAGAGCTCTCACTGTCCTAATCAGGCCTGATTTCCTTCAGCGCCTGAGAAGGGCCACTTGAGAGCTCACCTTTGTTTAGGTCACAGATCTGGGATTTTTTCTTTGCGGTCAGAAAATGCTGATAGTTGTAATGGATACAGTGGGCACTGTATGAAATTATCCATTTAATACActtttttgctcagcagtgcaaaaagaaaaaaagctaagAGTTACAAGgacaataataattaatgcCTGACAAACAAAAAGACTCCCAAGATCTGCACCTTGCAGAAACAAAGGAACTATTGACAGAACAACTTCAAAAGCACAGGCTGCTAAATTTCTTTACGTTcttccaaatacatttttaagcagacttatttttttcagttgaaatgcaaagtCATCAACAAAGTTCATTTTAATGACCTGACTCTCATCCAGGCTGAGAATACATAGTACCAGGACCGGTGTCAGAGACTCTGTCCGTATTAACAGCGACGACTCACCATTTTTGGATAGGGCTGTCTGCCGTAGGAGAAGGTTTCCCAGAGAAGAACCCCATAGCTCCAGACATCTGAACGCGTAGAGAATTTCTGCTGCAGGGATAACATATGATGAAATGAGATATCCCTCTGGCAAATCCCAGAGGATTTCACTGCGCTTTAATGTGACATCCTCAATACTAGTGCAATGCTTGGGCAAAGTCTATTTGTCTTCATTTTGAAGTCTATTGTTTCTTAATTTGTAATCTTTGGATGTTAGCCTCCTGTGTATGCATTACCAAACAATTTGGCTATACTTTGAGCAATAGTGCCATACATCTGGACTCCTATGAGCAGGCTAAATCTGAAATAGCTGAAATCGTGTTTGTAATGTCAAGGTCACCACTCCAGGGTCACACCAGGGCACAGATCTTGGAAACTGATTTCCAGTTAGGATTTACTAGCATATAGGTCCTCTCCTGATTTCTGAATTCTTTCATCAGACTTCCTTTTACATTGAGTCTCCCAGTGGCATAGGTAACCTGGAAACAAGTGGAATTAGTGATGACCGCCTATAGGCCATGCACATAATGCTTGTGTTGTTTTCATCTAATGCTCATAGTACGAGTATAGCGCCCTCCTCTGGGGAAGCATACCTCTTTCTTCAGTGCCTCGGGAGCAGTCCACTTGACAGGCAGTTTGGCGTTGTCTGAGGTCTTGGTGTCCACCTTGGCCAGGCCAAAGTCGCTGACCTTGGCCACACTGTCGCTGGAGATGAGGATGTTGCGGGCGGCCAGGTCTCTGTGCACCAGCTTCTTGGACTCTAGGTATTCCATGCCCTCGCACACATCCCTGCGGGACACACACGGATCGCCTGTGACCCCCGGTACAGCCCACTCCTGAGACCTTGAGCTTCTGTTGTCCATACATGAGTCTTTCATGCAAGTGTCACGATGGAACAGACTGTACAGTCATCCCTGGTTATACGAGTTTAATTTGCTCCTCGGAAAACTGCTCGTAAGATGAAAACTCATATTTCTATTACTTACAGAACTCAAAAATATTCCCTCAAACGCCAAAGTGTCACCTTAACACAACATAGAATGGCGCCTAAGTATGAAAACTATAACAACACCGATAAATTATTTGAGTGACATGCTTTAAAGTCTTAGCCAATTCCTAAACAATAAGGAGCAAAACAATAACACTCCtgctcatttacagtacagtagttacacCATTACAGTTGTTAGCAAATGCGTGAACATTAGGAACTATCCTGTACAATAACACACACTATATCCTGCACTTAACACAAAGCCTTTATTATAAAACTGGTTAAATGTactaattaataaaaattaaattcctcATCCGTGAAGCAAAGAAGAATCTCAGCAGTGCTTGATGAGAGCCCAACTCGTTACAGTGAAAACCTGCTCGTTAAATGAAAAAACAGGCGGGAATAACTACATCTTGTATAAATGAAAAACTCAAATAGCGAGGGTCAACTGTAGTTCTATCAGTGAACTTGCATTGAAGCCTCACTGTTCATCTTACCCACTGAAAATGCAGACCCCATTGGCTTCCGCACACTAAGCGACTCCTCATTTAAAGACTcagaactttatttaaaaaacccaTGATTCTTCATTTAGATTACTTGCAGCAACAGGAATCAAGTTAATATAGGCCCTAGCAAACCACTGAAGGTGGACTTATTGCTTTGTGTTACAGTGTTTAGATAGGGGGCGACACAGTAGCAGactagttagcattgctgcctctgtgggcttcctccaggtgctccggttgcctcccacactccaaagacatgccgctaggttaaatggcttctgggaaaaattggTCAGgaagtctgtgtgtgtctgtgtgtgccctatgatGGATTGGCactcccatccagggtgtaccctgccttgtgcccattgcttgccaggataggctccggctcgcCCCGAGACTCTCAGTTGGATAAAgccgttagaaaatggatggatggctcTAGTTGGGCTTAGACTGCAGCATTTCCTGTCTTCCAGCTGAGCGAGATGCAGGAGCAGCTTTGGAATGTGGGCATTGATTCACATATCAGTACAGTCACACTAGACTGCAGAAGGAGCTCAGAACGTGTCTGACTGTTCTACTGAGTGATCACAAGAGCTGGCTCAGCCAAGCGGACTGTCCTAGCTTCGGTAGCGGAGGCACAGCTCGCGGTCGAGGTCTCTCCTGCAAGGACaaggggagagacagagggagaggagctCACAGGGAGAAGCGCAGAAGCTGTCTGGTTCCAACCACTGATCGTCCCCGGGTGCGCAGGAAGTTCACCAGGTTGCCctgcagcacagacacacagacggacACATTTTTAAGTCCATAACCAGACAGTCAGATGAAAAATGGAACAACTTCTTTGTAACATTACGCCAATcacattgcattttaaaactgagCTGATCTCACCCCAGTGAGGGTTCCACAGTATGATACACCACGACTGTGACACCTACAGCCCACAGTGACACCAGAGCTATGTCATAACTGAAGTGAGCAGGGACACATCAGGTCAGGAAGCTGTGCTACACATGCTGTCATCTCACAGACCAGCTCGGGGACGTACAATTAAGgctaagaacaggaggcatgcCTGTACAGGGTTGGAGGTTTGGATCAAGCTACTCAGATATTTTTAAGGCTGTCTTGCTTCGAGAACCAGCGGGATGCGATCCTCAGACCACTTAGCTATTAGAAACCCAATGAGTCAGAATGGCTGCATGGCCTCCTCTCCATTGTAACctttatattctttttttccttgcagAACTAAAAGCTTCACTGCAGGAATCTACAGCACATTTACTTCACTTCTGTGGCTGTGTCAGAGGAAACCGGTCATGTATGGTCACCCTGCGGGCattgtggggggggggacagCAAACAAAATCAACCTCTCTTGCACAAGCTGTGCCGCACATTTGCAAAGCGTCACCATGGCTCTTGCGCTTTGCGTGCAACGAGCTTTCCGTTTTACTCTGCAACATATTCCGCAATCCCACAGCCGTTTGCATCGATCAAGAACGCAAGGAGCTTTGCCAACCCTCCCACGTCAGAAGTCTCTGCCGGAGGACGCCTCTCGCCTTCCCCCGATCGCTCACCTTGGCCATGAACTCGGTGACGATGTGCAGGCCGTTGTGCAGGATCACGCCCAGCAGGCGCACCAGGTTCGGGTGCTGCAGCTTCCTGGGTGAGGGAGAGAGTGGCAGCAGTCAGAATCCGAGGGGGGGAGGATGAACGACCAGGGTTTTGAACGAGAAGGCAGAGAAACATAGTGCCAACTGAGCAACATGGAGGATGAGAAGGAGATGCCCACATGGAGAGCACCTGGGTGGGGAAGAGGGGAGGGAGCAAGGCAGGGCTACAACAGAGAGACAGAAATAAAGAGGAGCTGGGTGAAACGGGGTAGCTAGTGGGGGATACAGGGACTGCTAAATCAGATCATGTCAGGTCACAATGAATTTATATGACTGATGCAGGGTTTTACGCACAGGAAGGATACCACCCAGGGCAGAAAGTCAGACAGAGCACGGAAGACACCTACGTCATGACAGTGGTCTCCTCCAGGAAGGCCTGTGCGGTGACATCACACTTGATGTTCTTCACCGCCACTTTTTGGCCCATGTACTCCCCTTCATACACCGCTAGGGGGAGATAGAGAACACAGTCCGCTCAGCCGCTGCTGTGGCGACATCACTCCGCGACAATCGGATTCTTGTTTCGTGAACTCGGCCACCCCCATAACATCTGATCTTATCCAGTATTGTAACTAGTACCGCCTGGAGGCGGAGAGTATTCAAACCAATGTGCTTTAAAGCataatataaacaaaaatataagcAAACACAGCGAAATACGAAAGAGACCGTTAAAGCTCAATCACTCCAACATACCctttgtgaaaaatgtttttaaactgttGACTATATAATTATGTAGGTTTGAGCTTAGATAGTTTTGAACTACTTTAAGACTCACATACGTGGCAACTGCTTCCGTATCCAATACACTGCTAACTAGAGAGTCAAGAGAATTAAGAACTGAAACTTCACATCTTCGTATTCCTCGAGTTTCTAGAGCAGGAGAAACCGAAAcaatttttctttcttcctttcataaaataagagtttttataacaaaaacaacatttaggatcatattttactagaaatCCAGTGTTTTCTTTATGCTTTTGTCAAAATACAGCAATTTAATCGACATTCGCAGTGCCATAAGTAcacatttgttaaaaattatttttccccAGAAAGCATATTTCCCAAATGCAAATACctttattgcttttattttttaatctcccCAAGTCTTCCCAAACAGATGAATtccctacagtacattgtgcctTTGTATAAAACAACCTCTATGCCTGTGTGGGGCTCTGTGCGATTCATGAGGCCGAAATACTATTggaggtgtttgtgtgtgctccATGTTGTGCACAGTGTTTTTGTTGCGGTCTGGTGCATGCCCTTAACTAGGCTGAATGGTTGTCCTTGTGCTGATCTGGAGGGGAAACTGGCCTTGCATCCACTTCTGAACAACTGACCTCCTCATCCCTAAAGAAAACCCTGTTCAGTTTCTCTTGGCTTCTGCTCAGACTTACCCCCGAACTCGCCCTCTCCGATGCTCTGTCCCTGGGTCAGCTTCTCGATATCCAGCAGCCACCCCGCTGAAACACAGGGACAGGACATTTGAGCAAGAGGCAGGCAGAGTCCTGTTGATTCATATGCTCTTTAAAAGCACTCAGCCTGTGTTGagtataaaataagaaatgtttctctGTGCTAAAGTT contains:
- the matk gene encoding megakaryocyte-associated tyrosine-protein kinase isoform X2: MATKNWVPGTQCVAKSDHTKPKAGELAYRKGDILTIVEIGTGKGLYRARHNKTGDEGLISAGNVREREAIRVDPSLSLMPWFHGKISGPEAVNKLRPMEDGLFLVRESIRHPGDYVLCVSFQKEVIHYRVIYKDNKLTIDSTQYFYNLIDMIEFYMKNKGAIATTLQKPKQKEGAKSAKEELSKAGWLLDIEKLTQGQSIGEGEFGAVYEGEYMGQKVAVKNIKCDVTAQAFLEETTVMTKLQHPNLVRLLGVILHNGLHIVTEFMAKGNLVNFLRTRGRSVVGTRQLLRFSLDVCEGMEYLESKKLVHRDLAARNILISSDSVAKVSDFGLAKVDTKTSDNAKLPVKWTAPEALKKEKFSTRSDVWSYGVLLWETFSYGRQPYPKMSLKEVKEKVEHGYRMEAPDDCPPSVYALMRSCWESDPGKRPSFRKLRDKLEKELRACGAGAAS
- the matk gene encoding megakaryocyte-associated tyrosine-protein kinase isoform X1, which codes for MATKNWVPGTQCVAKSDHTKPKAGELAYRKGDILTIVEIGTGKGLYRARHNKTGDEGLISAGNVREREAIRVDPSLSLMPWFHGKISGPEAVNKLRPMEDGLFLVRESIRHPGDYVLCVSFQKEVIHYRVIYKDNKLTIDSTQYFYNLIDMIEFYMKNKGAIATTLQKPKQKEGAKSAKEELSKAGWLLDIEKLTQGQSIGEGEFGAVYEGEYMGQKVAVKNIKCDVTAQAFLEETTVMTKLQHPNLVRLLGVILHNGLHIVTEFMAKGNLVNFLRTRGRSVVGTRQLLRFSLDVCEGMEYLESKKLVHRDLAARNILISSDSVAKVSDFGLAKVDTKTSDNAKLPVKWTAPEALKKEQKFSTRSDVWSYGVLLWETFSYGRQPYPKMSLKEVKEKVEHGYRMEAPDDCPPSVYALMRSCWESDPGKRPSFRKLRDKLEKELRACGAGAAS